A single Arachnia propionica DNA region contains:
- a CDS encoding ABC transporter substrate-binding protein — MKPWRLRLGAVIVAAALGLTGCASGSGGSSPSASGPSQPVRIGALFAPTDSLDPVTATSPGSMLLAFNVYDSLAVMTKKGAALSLAKSIEPNATADEWTVTLRDGLTYSDGTAATGQDVLDSLSHFAQSPSYATLYSGIDFEASSASGSTATLKLKKPASDFLESSLGMFSAIAPKGKFTGIGAGPFVVDKGDPGTGYQLHANDKYWDGTPSIPQVTMVPIPDSTAQANALRTGEIDLATSLNSAALTTLSGAPNVKVADATLESASALELALNTRVAPFNDPEVRRAAKLAVDRDKLVNTVLGSTGEVANDMLGKGYDNYPEDVAQTVANKEEAKRIFAEKGVTSFTIVAADVMPGMVSSAELMAQEFAEVGVQVTVDKRDPQTYYSNLEELHQAQAATAFWINRNPITEFRSQVMPDYPFNLSGFTSETIQQNLAKATATLDAAEQKKLVGEINKEIHDQGGDLIWGYQKQVSAYRAGLENFTSVQSVPWLTKATFNPVG, encoded by the coding sequence ATGAAACCTTGGAGATTGCGTCTGGGCGCCGTCATAGTGGCCGCCGCCCTGGGGCTGACGGGATGCGCATCCGGTTCCGGTGGCAGCTCCCCGTCGGCCTCGGGCCCCTCACAGCCGGTCAGGATCGGGGCGCTCTTCGCGCCGACTGATTCCCTCGACCCGGTAACCGCCACCTCACCGGGCTCGATGCTGCTGGCGTTCAACGTCTACGACTCCCTGGCGGTCATGACCAAGAAGGGGGCGGCGCTGTCCCTGGCAAAGTCCATCGAACCCAACGCCACCGCCGATGAGTGGACCGTCACGCTGCGCGACGGACTCACCTACTCCGACGGCACCGCCGCCACCGGGCAGGACGTCCTGGATTCCCTCTCCCATTTCGCCCAGTCCCCCAGCTACGCCACCCTGTACTCCGGCATCGACTTCGAGGCCTCCAGTGCATCCGGGTCGACGGCGACGCTGAAACTGAAGAAACCCGCATCCGATTTCCTCGAATCCTCGCTGGGAATGTTCTCCGCCATCGCTCCGAAGGGCAAGTTCACCGGTATCGGCGCCGGCCCCTTCGTCGTCGACAAGGGGGACCCCGGCACCGGCTACCAGCTGCACGCCAACGACAAGTACTGGGACGGCACCCCGTCCATCCCGCAGGTCACGATGGTGCCGATCCCCGACTCCACGGCCCAGGCCAACGCCCTGCGCACCGGCGAGATCGACCTCGCCACCAGCCTCAACTCGGCTGCCCTAACGACCCTGTCCGGGGCTCCCAACGTCAAGGTGGCCGACGCCACCCTGGAGTCCGCGTCCGCCCTGGAACTGGCCCTCAACACCCGCGTCGCACCCTTCAACGACCCGGAGGTGCGGCGTGCCGCGAAACTCGCCGTGGACCGGGACAAGCTGGTCAACACCGTCCTCGGATCCACCGGTGAGGTCGCCAACGACATGCTCGGCAAGGGCTACGACAACTACCCGGAGGATGTGGCCCAGACTGTGGCCAACAAGGAGGAGGCCAAACGCATCTTCGCGGAGAAGGGGGTCACGTCCTTCACGATCGTCGCAGCCGACGTCATGCCGGGCATGGTTTCCTCGGCCGAGTTGATGGCCCAGGAGTTCGCCGAGGTGGGGGTGCAGGTCACCGTCGACAAACGCGACCCGCAGACCTACTACAGCAACCTGGAGGAGCTGCACCAGGCGCAGGCGGCGACCGCCTTCTGGATCAACCGCAACCCCATCACCGAGTTCCGCAGCCAGGTCATGCCCGACTACCCCTTCAACCTGTCCGGTTTCACCTCCGAGACGATCCAGCAGAACCTGGCGAAGGCCACCGCCACCCTGGACGCGGCCGAACAGAAGAAGCTGGTGGGCGAGATCAACAAGGAGATCCACGACCAGGGCGGTGACCTGATCTGGGGCTACCAGAAGCAGGTCTCGGCGTACCGGGCCGGGCTGGAGAACTTCACCTCCGTCCAGTCGGTTCCCTGGCTGACGAAGGCCACCTTCAACCCGGTCGGCTGA
- a CDS encoding ABC transporter ATP-binding protein has translation MTTQELERVEPDQQADPRAENKRKAQEGQAAIKRLAAPVRGLQRLGQAFVIASAILTTAPYLALVQLGDLLLAAHSAGTAVDADRAWAVIGLLIGAFSGQLLLYFVGLLITHVADLRLRDQLQRGIAQRLARAPLSWFTESTSGLIRKGVQDDTRAVHTVIAHGPVEILNAVVTPLALLCLAFWLDWRLGLLSIATIPLHMATYAVSMKGMPEKTAEMDAKLAKVSSTMAEFVAGISVVKAFGRVGRAHSAYVDSADEFSRFFRAWALPLVSISCVSMAWISIPLLLVVNLGGGALLIQAGVVTLPKVLAATLIALVLPGAVQVVSSISWSYQMAGAAAIRLCNILDTLVLPYPETSQVPQGCTVELDHVTFSYGQTLAVDDVSLTLEEGTVTALLGPSGSGKSTLATLIARFADPDSGSIRLGGVDLRQLTEETLYSHVSFVLQDAQLLRATVRDNIALGRPGASIDEVREAARMARIDDFVMSLPEGYDTVIGTDTSLSGGQEQRIAIARALLVDAPVLLLDEATAFADPESEAEIQQALSTLVKGRTVLVIAHRPAAIRGAHRIVVMERGRIRAVGSHEELLDEPHYRALLHQSGELRAASAEEDHR, from the coding sequence ATGACGACGCAGGAACTTGAACGCGTCGAACCGGACCAACAGGCAGATCCGAGGGCGGAGAACAAGCGGAAGGCGCAGGAGGGGCAGGCGGCGATCAAGCGCCTGGCCGCCCCGGTGCGCGGACTGCAACGGCTGGGACAGGCGTTCGTGATCGCCTCGGCCATTCTCACGACCGCCCCCTACCTCGCCCTCGTCCAGCTCGGTGACCTCCTGCTGGCCGCCCACAGCGCCGGCACCGCCGTCGACGCCGACCGGGCATGGGCGGTGATCGGACTGCTGATCGGTGCCTTCTCCGGCCAGCTGCTGCTGTACTTCGTCGGCCTGCTCATCACCCACGTCGCCGACCTGAGGTTGCGCGACCAGTTGCAGCGCGGCATCGCGCAGCGCCTGGCACGGGCCCCGCTGTCGTGGTTCACCGAGTCGACCTCGGGCCTGATCCGCAAGGGCGTCCAGGACGACACCCGCGCCGTCCACACCGTGATCGCCCACGGCCCCGTCGAGATCCTCAACGCGGTGGTGACCCCGCTGGCCCTGCTCTGCCTTGCGTTCTGGCTGGACTGGCGGCTGGGGCTGCTCAGCATCGCCACGATCCCGCTGCACATGGCCACCTATGCCGTCTCCATGAAGGGCATGCCGGAGAAGACCGCGGAGATGGACGCGAAACTGGCGAAGGTCTCCTCCACCATGGCCGAGTTCGTCGCCGGGATTTCGGTGGTCAAGGCCTTCGGGCGGGTAGGTAGGGCGCACTCCGCCTACGTGGATTCCGCCGACGAGTTCTCCCGGTTCTTCCGTGCCTGGGCGCTGCCCCTGGTATCGATCAGCTGCGTCTCCATGGCGTGGATCTCCATTCCGCTGCTGCTCGTGGTGAACCTGGGGGGCGGGGCCCTGCTGATCCAGGCCGGGGTGGTCACGTTGCCCAAGGTGCTAGCGGCCACGCTGATCGCGTTGGTGCTCCCCGGTGCCGTGCAGGTCGTCTCCTCGATCTCCTGGTCCTACCAGATGGCCGGGGCCGCGGCGATCCGGCTGTGCAACATCCTCGACACCCTGGTCCTGCCCTACCCCGAGACCTCGCAGGTCCCCCAGGGGTGCACCGTCGAACTCGACCACGTCACCTTCTCCTACGGCCAGACCCTCGCCGTCGACGACGTCAGCCTCACCCTGGAGGAGGGAACCGTGACGGCCCTGCTCGGCCCCTCGGGTTCCGGCAAGTCGACCCTGGCCACGCTGATCGCCCGTTTCGCTGACCCGGATTCCGGGAGCATCCGGCTCGGGGGCGTTGACCTGAGGCAGCTGACCGAGGAGACCCTCTACTCGCACGTCTCGTTCGTGCTTCAGGACGCTCAGCTGCTGCGGGCCACCGTCCGCGACAACATCGCTCTGGGCCGTCCGGGGGCGAGTATCGACGAGGTCCGGGAGGCCGCGAGAATGGCCAGGATCGACGACTTCGTGATGTCGCTTCCCGAGGGTTACGACACCGTCATCGGCACCGACACCTCGCTGTCCGGCGGGCAGGAGCAGCGGATCGCGATCGCCAGGGCGCTCCTGGTCGACGCCCCCGTGCTGCTCCTCGACGAGGCCACCGCCTTCGCGGATCCCGAGTCCGAGGCCGAGATCCAGCAGGCCCTGAGCACCTTGGTGAAGGGCCGCACCGTGCTGGTGATCGCCCACCGGCCCGCCGCCATCCGGGGAGCCCACCGGATCGTGGTGATGGAGCGAGGACGCATCCGAGCGGTCGGCAGCCACGAGGAGCTGCTCGACGAACCCCACTACCGGGCGTTGCTGCACCAGAGCGGCGAGCTGCGCGCCGCCTCAGCCGAGGAGGACCACCGATGA
- a CDS encoding ABC transporter permease — protein sequence MGRTIDASPQRPTFTGWLLRRLARSATQCLAASFLLFLLIQALPGDAATASASKNGAAAVEAARARMGLDRPVLERYLEWVAGILRGDPGTTLITSRPVAETITQPVLASLSLAAVVLLGLVLVTLPVAVITGARPRHPVSRFLTGISVAAAAIPEFVVAIALLAVLAVWTRWLPVLSVPGAGRTVWENPVCLVMPALSLWLVCSASLTRRVQALVATHAAAPYVREAELAGLTRRRVLSRHLLPSVAPGVLQLLAQTIPYLLGGAVVVETVTSFPGLGFALVRAVGDREVPVVMAAGALMMVVAVVAFTVADALSVHQERMVAVV from the coding sequence TTGGGAAGAACCATCGACGCGTCGCCGCAGCGACCCACCTTCACCGGTTGGTTGTTGCGGCGGCTGGCGCGCTCCGCGACCCAGTGCCTGGCGGCCTCGTTTCTGCTGTTCCTGCTGATCCAGGCCCTGCCCGGGGACGCGGCGACTGCGAGCGCCTCAAAGAACGGGGCCGCCGCGGTGGAGGCGGCCAGGGCCCGGATGGGCCTGGACCGGCCCGTCCTGGAACGCTACCTGGAATGGGTGGCGGGCATCCTGCGGGGGGATCCCGGGACCACGCTCATCACGTCCCGGCCCGTGGCCGAGACGATCACGCAACCGGTCCTGGCGTCGCTTAGCCTGGCCGCGGTGGTGCTGCTGGGGTTGGTGCTGGTCACCCTGCCCGTCGCGGTCATCACCGGGGCTCGTCCGAGGCATCCGGTCAGCCGGTTCCTGACGGGGATCTCGGTGGCCGCTGCCGCGATACCGGAGTTCGTGGTGGCGATCGCGCTGCTGGCCGTCCTGGCGGTGTGGACCCGCTGGCTGCCGGTGCTGTCGGTTCCCGGTGCGGGTCGCACGGTGTGGGAGAACCCCGTCTGCCTGGTGATGCCGGCGCTGTCGCTGTGGCTGGTGTGTTCCGCGTCCTTGACCCGTCGCGTCCAGGCCCTGGTGGCCACCCACGCCGCCGCCCCCTACGTGCGCGAGGCGGAACTGGCGGGCCTGACGCGGCGACGGGTGCTGTCCAGGCACCTGCTGCCGTCGGTGGCTCCCGGCGTCCTGCAGTTGCTCGCGCAGACGATCCCCTACCTGCTGGGTGGGGCCGTGGTGGTCGAGACCGTGACCTCCTTCCCCGGCCTGGGATTCGCGCTGGTGCGGGCCGTCGGGGACAGGGAGGTGCCGGTGGTGATGGCCGCGGGGGCGCTGATGATGGTGGTCGCGGTGGTGGCCTTCACCGTCGCGGATGCGCTGTCGGTGCACCAGGAACGCATGGTTGCGGTGGTGTGA
- a CDS encoding ABC transporter permease subunit yields MSISARIWGGIALLMVLVTVAAPWLAPAIGDSAATTAFAYSTGGPGGLGHDYLGRPVLPQLLEGGRALLIAALLTAVVSQGVGLAAGLWLATRARGAWFVRFVLDVVLVTPMIVASLVVYQRAGASLYATIPIATALTLPFTSRYYRAAAEPLLGAAFFEQARVAGDRTSVALVREVVPVLLRPVLADLGLATITALYLMATISFLGTTAAESGFLWPTMVSRNLDGLGLNPWAVLAPLGAMVALTVPVNLFVDALGGRRD; encoded by the coding sequence GTGAGCATTTCAGCGAGGATCTGGGGCGGCATCGCCCTGCTGATGGTGCTCGTCACCGTGGCCGCCCCGTGGCTGGCGCCGGCCATCGGGGATTCCGCGGCCACCACGGCCTTCGCCTATTCGACGGGTGGCCCGGGCGGGCTGGGGCACGACTACCTGGGACGGCCGGTGCTGCCCCAGCTCCTGGAGGGCGGCCGGGCGCTGCTGATCGCGGCCCTCCTGACCGCGGTGGTCTCGCAGGGCGTCGGGCTGGCCGCCGGTTTGTGGCTCGCCACCCGGGCCCGGGGGGCCTGGTTCGTGCGGTTCGTCCTGGACGTCGTCCTGGTCACACCAATGATCGTTGCCTCGCTGGTGGTTTATCAGCGCGCCGGGGCGTCGCTGTACGCCACCATCCCGATCGCAACTGCCCTGACCCTGCCGTTCACATCCCGCTACTACCGGGCGGCCGCGGAGCCGCTGCTGGGGGCGGCCTTCTTCGAGCAGGCCCGGGTGGCAGGCGACAGGACATCGGTGGCGCTGGTCCGGGAGGTGGTGCCGGTGCTGCTGCGTCCCGTCCTGGCCGACCTGGGGTTGGCGACGATCACCGCCCTCTACCTGATGGCCACCATTTCCTTCCTCGGCACCACCGCCGCCGAGTCCGGTTTCCTGTGGCCGACGATGGTGTCGCGGAACCTCGACGGGCTGGGTCTCAACCCGTGGGCGGTGCTGGCCCCGTTGGGTGCGATGGTGGCGTTGACGGTGCCCGTGAACCTGTTCGTCGATGCCCTCGGAGGTCGCCGTGACTGA
- a CDS encoding ABC transporter ATP-binding protein has translation MSDINRNALLPRYRRLMTPPQWRQLSTGLTIGVAAGALAGFALLALLPASVALTTGAPSWGLDFGGWLVVLLVIAVVTLVIDFMGTRTGYVGALGFMQNVHHSIGDKVARLPLSWFDPSSAGWMSRMASQEMMSLSESVAHFLYKLRVNMASCVVIGIGAWFWDWRLGLLLACAAPVLALGLVIGRRLLNHGKTIAEPSEVELAARIIEFSRCQGALRSCNAPNPPGLRTAFENNHRDSRRAFWWEAAGNMVNGAFAQLIVISMIVLSAALALSSQLAPLQAIVTIGMCLRFMTMLNDIGATMIGFEERRQMMNHIDQVMDSPVLPEPDTSPETPSGGSVELVDVDFGYQADVPVLRGISMTVPSGSMCALVGPSGSGKTTIARLVARFYDTDSGQLRVGGVDVKQLTTENLMSQLSMVFQDVYLFDDTLEANIRLGRQDATDDEVRHAADLAGVTEIVERLPGGWETRVGEGGRALSGGERQRVSIARALLKRAPIVLLDEATSALDAENEANIVAAMEELRRSSTLIVIAHKLETIAAADQVVVLGADGRVAQQGRHNDLVGVDGPYRDFWEYRSSASGWSLV, from the coding sequence ATGAGCGACATCAACCGCAACGCGCTGCTGCCCCGCTACCGCCGCCTCATGACACCGCCCCAGTGGCGGCAGTTGTCCACGGGCCTCACCATTGGTGTGGCGGCCGGGGCACTGGCCGGGTTCGCGCTGCTGGCCCTGCTCCCCGCCTCCGTCGCCCTGACGACGGGTGCCCCGAGTTGGGGACTGGATTTCGGTGGCTGGCTGGTGGTTCTGCTCGTCATCGCCGTCGTCACCCTCGTCATCGACTTCATGGGCACCCGCACCGGGTACGTGGGTGCGCTCGGTTTCATGCAGAACGTCCATCACAGCATCGGTGACAAGGTCGCGAGGCTGCCCCTGTCCTGGTTCGATCCGTCGTCGGCGGGCTGGATGTCGCGGATGGCCAGTCAGGAGATGATGTCCCTGTCAGAGTCGGTGGCGCACTTCCTGTACAAGCTGCGGGTCAACATGGCCTCCTGCGTCGTGATCGGGATCGGCGCCTGGTTCTGGGACTGGCGGCTCGGTCTGCTGCTGGCCTGTGCGGCTCCCGTGCTGGCCCTGGGTCTCGTCATCGGACGGCGCCTCCTGAACCACGGCAAGACCATCGCCGAACCCTCCGAGGTCGAACTGGCGGCCCGCATCATCGAGTTCTCCCGCTGTCAGGGGGCTTTGCGTTCCTGCAACGCACCGAACCCGCCGGGCCTCAGGACGGCGTTCGAGAACAACCACCGCGACTCGCGGCGCGCTTTCTGGTGGGAGGCCGCCGGCAACATGGTCAACGGCGCCTTCGCCCAGCTCATCGTGATCTCCATGATCGTCCTGTCCGCCGCCCTGGCGCTGTCGTCGCAACTCGCCCCGCTCCAGGCGATCGTCACCATCGGCATGTGCCTGCGGTTCATGACGATGCTGAACGACATCGGGGCCACGATGATCGGTTTCGAGGAGCGCCGGCAGATGATGAACCACATCGATCAGGTCATGGACTCCCCCGTGCTGCCCGAACCCGACACCTCTCCCGAGACACCCTCCGGCGGCAGCGTCGAACTGGTCGACGTCGACTTCGGGTACCAGGCCGACGTGCCGGTGCTGCGCGGAATCTCAATGACGGTGCCCAGCGGTTCGATGTGCGCCCTCGTCGGTCCCTCAGGCAGCGGCAAAACCACCATCGCCCGCCTGGTCGCGCGGTTCTACGACACGGATTCCGGGCAGCTCAGGGTCGGCGGGGTGGACGTGAAGCAGCTGACAACCGAGAACCTGATGTCGCAGCTGTCGATGGTTTTCCAGGACGTCTACCTGTTCGACGACACCCTGGAAGCCAACATCCGCCTGGGCCGCCAGGACGCCACCGACGACGAGGTGCGCCACGCCGCCGACCTCGCCGGGGTGACGGAGATCGTCGAGCGGCTCCCCGGTGGTTGGGAGACCCGGGTCGGTGAGGGCGGCCGGGCCCTGTCCGGTGGCGAACGGCAGCGCGTCTCCATCGCCCGTGCCCTGCTGAAACGGGCACCCATCGTGCTCCTCGACGAGGCCACCAGCGCCCTCGACGCCGAGAACGAGGCGAACATCGTGGCCGCCATGGAGGAGTTGAGACGCTCCTCCACCCTCATCGTCATCGCCCACAAGCTGGAGACCATCGCCGCCGCCGACCAGGTGGTGGTGCTGGGGGCCGACGGCCGGGTCGCGCAGCAGGGCCGTCACAATGACCTGGTGGGCGTCGATGGCCCCTACCGCGACTTCTGGGAGTACCGGAGCAGCGCCAGCGGATGGTCCCTGGTCTGA